In the genome of Lactuca sativa cultivar Salinas chromosome 3, Lsat_Salinas_v11, whole genome shotgun sequence, the window TCTTCATCTTTTGCGATGGTTCTAACTTTGTGGAATGTCCGTTCAAAATTCTTATAAAATCATGACCTGATCAAAGCTTATGGTGAGTGATCAGTTAATAACTTCCAATTTTGTTAAGTAATTTATGCACATTCAATTTTGAGACTTCATTCTTTCCTCATatcattatttatttgtttttcagttGAGTTAAGTAGTTTTTGCACATTCAAGATTCACCATGGGGGTATGTTCACAAAATACCAAGGAAGACGTTACGTTGGTGGGAGTATTGACTATGTTGACTACGTAGACATGGACGTGTTCTCCGTATATGAGTTAGACGATATGATGAAGGAGATAGGTTATATCAACGGTGAGCCTATCTACTACCACTTCTTGATTCCAGAGATTGAAATCGATTATGGGTTACTTCTTTTAGGTAACGACTCAGACGTACTTTTGTTAAGTAAGCATGTCGCTAATCATAAAGAGATTATGGTGTATACTGAACATGGAACTACTAGACTCCATACATACTTTATGTCTCCAAATAAGGTCGTATTGGAAGAAATCAATGAGCCTATTTCTTCGGAACTCAATCGAAAAAAGTTTACAAGTACAGAGGTAGGATCATGTAGTAGAAAATTGGACTTGAATGAGAACTATGACTTTTCTAGGTCTGTTGTACCTTTTGGACATTTTGATAGAGATGTAGTGAAAGATGTTAGAGTTCAGCCTGCAAGTGAGGAGCTTAACAATGCCCAAGATGTTGGCCCTTCAGAAGACTTTGATCCTTTCTTTTATATGGATCATAATGATTACCAACAGATGGGGGACGATGATTACCAACAGATGGGGGACAATGAAGAAATTAGAGATGTTATTAGTGATTAGACTAGTAGCAATGGAAGTATAAGCGACAATAGTGACTTTTTAGTGGATGAACTTAATATGGTGGAGGATGTCGAAGTGAATATGAAAGACTTCCACAGTGGTGTTTATTCTTTTCCAAATCTAGATAACCACCAATCATTCAATGCACCTGATGTCACAGTTGATGAGGATTTGGAGGTGATAGATACACAGTTGTTTGAATCAGCTGGTGTAGAAGAAGATAAGAGGAAGAAGTTAATGAGAAGGTTAAACAAACCAACCACGTTTTCATCAGGAGTAGTACATGAAACCGCATTCCATCTGGGTCAAATATTTAAGTCCTCATCAGAAGCGAAGGACTACATTAAAATGCATTCAATTCGAACTAGGAGAAACATTTACTTtgcaaaaaatgataaaaaaaagaaTTAGGGCAAAATGCAGGGGTGTGGTCTCGGAAATGACAGGTGGGCCATGGACAAAAAGTAGAATCAAATGCAAGGAAAAAACAGTCAGTTCACAAAAAGTAACATGCCCTTGGGTGGTATTAATTTCTAGATCTGATGAAGAAAGCGATTGGATGGTGAAAACTTTGGTTCATGAGCATAGATGTGTGCAGTCAAGATCTATTAAAGCGTGTACTTCTAAGTTTCTTGCAACCACCGTTCTTCAACAAGTGGAAGGAAACCCAATTATCCCAGTCAAAGCTTTGCGTGTAGAGTTACAAAAGATATACGAGGTGGGGATGTCAAGAATGAAGGTCTTTAGGGCTAAAAACTTGCACATAAACATGTTTATGGAGATTATGAAAAGCAATACAGCCTTCTCAGGGATTACGTACTAGAATTACAACAGTGCAACCCAGGAACAACTGTGAAGATTGATGTATACCGTGAACCAAATGCAGACTTGGAAACTAGGATGTTTAATAGAATTTATGTCTGTTTAGGTGCATTAAAACTGGGTTTTAAGGCAGGTTTAAGAGATTTTTTAGGATTCGATGGGGCTTTCATGAAGGCACCTTACCCTGGACAGGTTCTCACTGTTGTGGGTCTTGATTCCAATAATGGGATCTACCTACTAGCATATGCCATAGTTAAAGTCGAGAACAAAAGCTCATGGAGTTGGTTTCTAGAGTGTCTAGGTGAAGATTTGGAGCTCTCTACAAATTCAAACTTCACATTTATTTCTGACAAGCAAAAGGTTAATCTTCTTATGATACTTGTTCATGACATCTGTGTAATTTTGTCTGCTACATTTAGAAAATAACATTTTTGTTACTTGTTAATTAGGGGATTTTACCTGCCATTGCCAACCTATTCCCTAGCGCTGAACACAGGTTCTGTTTAAAACATATTCACGAAAACATGAAGCTACAATGGAGGGGGAAGGAGCACAAAGATCATTTATGGGAATGTGCAACAGCAACAACAGTTAGACACTTTGACAGATTCATGGAAGATTTTAACAAGTTCAATTCAAAGGCATGTGATTGGTTAAAGAAAATTCCACACAAACATTGGGCCAGAGCACATATTTCAGGTATATTTATCCTTATATAACAGTTAGACACTTTGACATATTCAAGGAAGATTTACACTTTGACAGATTCTTATAAGATATTTTGTTGCATTATAAAGGAAGAGCACATACATATATTTTGTTGAATAATTTATGTGAAGTTTTCAACCCAAAGTTGTTAGATGCTCGAGACAAACCTGTAATTACATGTTTAGAATATATTAGGGAATACCTAATGAAACGAATTTGTATTGTGAAAAATGTGATAGATAAGTCTCAAGGGCCACTTACCCCAACAGCCACAAAACTTTTAAATGGAGTTAAGAAAGATGCTTCTCAATACACTTGCATATTTAATGGTTCTGAGAAGACTCAAGTTACTGGGACAATGGGGGAACAATTTATGGTTAATTGGAGGGACAGGAACTGTAGTTGCAGGCATTGGGAAATCACTGGGATACCATGCTCTCATCTTGTTAGTGCCATTTGGGATAAGGTTGAGCATGGGGCAAAAAATGTCCCACCTCTTGAGGAGTGGGTACATCCATGTTATAGGTTAAGCACATGGAATGAAATGTACAAGTACAAAGTTCAACCAATCAATGGAAGAAGTATTTGGCCAAAGTCAGATTGCCCCACAACACTAACACCCCCTAAGCATACTAAACAGGTAAATAATTTTCAATTTACAAGTTAGTATAC includes:
- the LOC111920861 gene encoding uncharacterized protein LOC111920861 → MVEDVEVNMKDFHSGVYSFPNLDNHQSFNAPDVTVDEDLEVIDTQLFESAGVEEDKRKKLMRRGVVSEMTGGPWTKSRIKCKEKTVSSQKVTCPWVVLISRSDEESDWMVKTLVHEHRCVQSRSIKACTSKFLATTVLQQVEGNPIIPVKALRVELQKIYEVGMSRMKQYSLLRDYVLELQQCNPGTTVKIDVYREPNADLETRMFNRIYVCLGALKLGFKAGLRDFLGFDGAFMKAPYPGQVLTVVGLDSNNGIYLLAYAIVKVENKSSWSWFLECLGEDLELSTNSNFTFISDKQKGILPAIANLFPSAEHRFCLKHIHENMKLQWRGKEHKDHLWECATATTVRHFDRFMEDFNKFNSKACDWLKKIPHKHWARAHISGRAHTYILLNNLCEVFNPKLLDARDKPVITCLEYIREYLMKRICIVKNVIDKSQGPLTPTATKLLNGVKKDASQYTCIFNGSEKTQVTGTMGEQFMVNWRDRNCSCRHWEITGIPCSHLVSAIWDKVEHGAKNVPPLEEWVHPCYRLSTWNEMYKYKVQPINGRSIWPKSDCPTTLTPPKHTKQVGRPKKKRKRAQTEEPNNQGKSLTRKFLTVTCSKCKNKGHNSRSCKGQGGKNEVRNVVAGGKKLSKAKKQGDGKKGETQNEGENQT